Sequence from the Syntrophales bacterium genome:
TCCGATGGATGCTCCCATGACAAAGATAAAGATGGGCAGGAAAATCGACATTCAGCGATACCCCTTGTCTCTCCCGGAGACCTTTATCGAAAACCTGTCGATTGTGTCATTTCGACCTCTTCCCCGTCAGCTCGAACGTTCCCCCGTCACTTCGAACGCATGTGAGAAGTCTCAAAGATCCCTCGCTTTGCCCGGGACAGGGATTTCTCGTCGCGATGCTCCTCGAACTGACACAATTCAAAGGGCTCTCCCGGTCGGGACTCGGTGCGTGGTGTTCGTGACTTCTTGAATAATCCGGGCGCATGGATTATATACAACCATGATCATTACAAGTCAAAAGCGAATATGCATGAACGGGCTATTCATACTTGCCTCCCTGTCGCCTCGTCGTAACGAGATGCTCACAGGACTGGGTCTTGAATTTACTGTCGAAGCAAGCGGCGTGGAAGAAAATCACCTAAACGGCGAGACCCCCGCTGAACACGCGTTGAGGCTCGCCCGGACGAAGGCGATGGTCGTTGCCGCCCGGCATCCCGGGGCGTGGGTTCTTGCCGCCGACACGATCGTCGTGGTAGATGGTACGATCCTGGGAAAGCCGACGGATCCCGAAAACGCCCGGGCAATGCTCCGGAGGCTCAGTGGTCGTGAGCACCGCGTCATCACCGCCTTTTTCATCGTCGGAGAAGGGGGAGCCAGGCAAATCACGCGGGCTGTCGAATCGTCGGTTTTCTTCAGAGACCTCGACGATGATGAGATCGACTGGTACGTAGCGAGTGATGAACCCTATGACAAGGCGGGCGGGTACGCCATTCAGGGCAAAGCGGCATCATTTGTGGCGGAAATCAGGGGGTCGGGTACCAACGTCATCGGCCTGCCATTGGCGGAAGTGGTTCAGGCAATGAAGCGTCTGAACATTGTCCGTTTTTCAGGATGAGATGAAAGGAAGCAGTCGTCATGCCATCAATAAAGGATGCTGTCGAACGGGTCCGCGAGACCATGGCCGGCGCGGCCCTGCGTTCGGGGCGTGATCCCGCCGACATCAGACTCGTTGCAGTAACGAAGCAGGTCGACGATGAGCGGATCAGCGAGGCCCTCGAGGCCGGTGTCCGCATCATCGGCGAAAATTACGCTCAGGAGGCGCAGCGCACGTTCGCCCTTCTGAAAGACCGGGACATCGAGTGGCATTTTATCGGCCGCCTGCAGCGAAACAAGGCAAAGTACACCGTTCGGTTCATGGATATGATCCATTCCGTGGACAGGATCGAAGTAGCCCGGGAAATCGACCGACGCGCTGAAGGTGTGGGCCGTGTCATGAATATCCTCGTTGCAGTGAACCTGGCCGGAGAGCAGTCGAAAAGCGGTGTCGCCGGCGAGGAGACGCCGGAACTGGTCCGCCGGCTGTCGGTTTTGAAGAACCTTTCCATCCGCGGGCTCATGACCATGCCTCCCTGGTCGGCGGACCCTGAAGCGGCGAGGCCCTTTTTCAGGTCGCTCCGTGAGCTGCGGGACCGCATCGATGATGAGGGCATTCCCGGTGTGTCCATGAAAGAACTGTCCATGGGCATGTCCGGCGATTACGCCGTGGCAATAGAAGAAGGCGCCACCATGGTCAGAATCGGCCGGGCCATCTTTGGCGAGAGAACCTGAAGAATCGGCGGGTTCCCCTCAACGTCTTCCCCCGAAGCGGCATGACGCTCTCCCTTGCCACGGACGGCACGAGCACCGCGTCACGCCCTGTTGTTTCTCTCGGATACTGTCCCGAAAGATCATCTGTTACAGGGGATCGGACGGGGCAACTTCATTTCATACGCCATTCAGGCTGTCTTTTCTCACTGAACGCCCTGATGCCTTCACCGGCATCATCGGTGGAACAGAGAAGGGCGAACTGGTTGTTCACCAGTTCCATGGCC
This genomic interval carries:
- a CDS encoding Maf family protein, translated to MNGLFILASLSPRRNEMLTGLGLEFTVEASGVEENHLNGETPAEHALRLARTKAMVVAARHPGAWVLAADTIVVVDGTILGKPTDPENARAMLRRLSGREHRVITAFFIVGEGGARQITRAVESSVFFRDLDDDEIDWYVASDEPYDKAGGYAIQGKAASFVAEIRGSGTNVIGLPLAEVVQAMKRLNIVRFSG
- a CDS encoding YggS family pyridoxal phosphate-dependent enzyme, which codes for MPSIKDAVERVRETMAGAALRSGRDPADIRLVAVTKQVDDERISEALEAGVRIIGENYAQEAQRTFALLKDRDIEWHFIGRLQRNKAKYTVRFMDMIHSVDRIEVAREIDRRAEGVGRVMNILVAVNLAGEQSKSGVAGEETPELVRRLSVLKNLSIRGLMTMPPWSADPEAARPFFRSLRELRDRIDDEGIPGVSMKELSMGMSGDYAVAIEEGATMVRIGRAIFGERT